From the genome of Papaver somniferum cultivar HN1 chromosome 2, ASM357369v1, whole genome shotgun sequence, one region includes:
- the LOC113353774 gene encoding CRIB domain-containing protein RIC10-like, whose amino-acid sequence MSNNNGHKMKGLCKSFKFISQIFVVTKDREMEIGFPTDVKHVAHIGWDNQSTNAPSWMNEFRTASEFSNTSLSLGDAKDINRVSGTTWGSQDFEQSMIQPEFVRDSSVPTPSDIPKAPSSKKHKKVKKNKLSSTNSPRSSSNSPSARSSSSSSRLASKTRSTTLMATVQM is encoded by the exons ATGAGTAATAATAATGGGCATAAGATGAAAGGGTTGTGTAAAAGTTTCAAATTCATCTCCCAAATCTTCG TTGTGACCAAGGATCGAGAGATGGAGATAGGGTTCCCGACAGATGTTAAACATGTTGCCCATATTGGATGGGATAATCAATCTACTAATGCCCCAAGCTGg ATGAACGAGTTCAGAACGGCATCGGAATTCTCGAATACATCCCTTAGTTTAGGAGACGCCAAAGACATTAACCGAGTTAGTGGTACAACATGGGGTTCTCAAG ATTTTGAGCAATCAATGATTCAACCAGAGTTCGTGAGAGATTCTTCTGTTCCAACTCCGAGTGACATTCCAAAGGCTCCATCATCAAAGAAACataaaaaagtgaaaaagaataaattatcGTCGACTAATTCTCCCCGATCATCTTCGAATTCTCCGTCTGCGAGATCTTCATCGTCGTCTTCAAGACTAGCTTCTAAAACGAGGTCTACTACATTGATGGCTACGGTACAAATGTAG